DNA sequence from the Thermodesulfobacteriota bacterium genome:
CCCGCGCGCGGCGGGAATTCCCTCAGGAAATGTTCCTGGGCCCGTTCGCCGGCCTCAAGGGAGGATGCGGATCCCGCCCGGGCCCGGACGAGCTCCCGGCACGCCTGGCGGAGCATGGCCTTGCGCTCCATCACGGACATCTACGGCCTTTCCGGTGGAAATCCTGCAGGGAGGTTAAAACGCGGAATTCCTGCGCTCGCGCTGCGGGGGCGTCGTGCCTTCCGTCGCCGGAACAACCTTAATTATGCGAACTGCCGCCGCATCGAAAACAAATGAAACGTCGCAGCAACAACGGTTTCAACCGCCCGGATCTATATAAAGAGGCGGCACGCGCCGCCCCGGCAACCCCGACCTTCGGAAAAGCGCCCCTGCCTGTGCCGTGTCGGCCATTGAGTTGAACCTGGTTTTCACCAGGTGGGTTCCCTTGGTGTGGAAGCTTCAGGCTTCCCCGATGGGACCGGGGATGCTCACCGCCTCCAGGGAGGGATCCCTTTCTCTAACTGTTGGCTCAAACTCGCCGGCCGATCACGCTCACGGCAGGGGCCTGGAGCTTCCTCTGATTCCCCGCCGTGCTACTCCAACGCGTTCTCGAGCACCGCCAGGAGGTCCCGGTTCTTCCGGGCCACCTTTTCCTCGATCCCCTCCCGCTCCGTCCGGAGGGTTTCGATCTTTTCCCTCAAGGCCCGGACTTCCTCTTCGAGCCTCGCCGCCCGCTCCTCCAGGAGCCGGTTCTCCTTCCGGGTCTCCACCATCCGGTCGCCCGTCGTCAGGACATCGTCGGCCAGCTCCATGGCCGCCAGCATGACGATG
Encoded proteins:
- a CDS encoding cell division protein ZapA, with protein sequence MANRFDVNIAGYALTIQTERSAAHMERLAETLNERVREIQKSGGTANYLNIVMLAAMELADDVLTTGDRMVETRKENRLLEERAARLEEEVRALREKIETLRTEREGIEEKVARKNRDLLAVLENALE